The following coding sequences lie in one Thalassoglobus polymorphus genomic window:
- the folP gene encoding dihydropteroate synthase, which yields MQENTSQLRTWTFSNQTWTLGEFPKLMGIVNVTPDSFSDGGEWLAPADAVAHAMQLVEEGADILDVGGESTRPGAEPVPTDEELRRVIPVIEQLASQTDVPISIDTMKSEVAQAALQAGASIINDVSAFEHDPQMTEVAAGSACGIILMHRQGTPQTMQNNPHYDDVVAEVSEYLFQRTQTLSQLGIAAERIVIDPGIGFGKTAEHNLSLLTHIAELRANGHSVLIGHSRKRFLSKIIGRPIEERLAGTLGVAIALAQQNTDLIRVHDIAAVKDALLAWKRLAQP from the coding sequence ATGCAAGAAAACACTTCACAACTTCGGACCTGGACATTTTCTAATCAGACCTGGACGCTCGGAGAGTTCCCCAAGTTGATGGGGATTGTGAATGTCACTCCGGACAGTTTCTCTGATGGCGGAGAGTGGTTGGCCCCTGCGGACGCCGTCGCACATGCCATGCAGCTGGTCGAAGAGGGTGCCGACATTCTCGATGTTGGAGGAGAATCAACCCGGCCCGGAGCGGAACCAGTTCCGACCGATGAAGAACTGCGGCGAGTCATTCCGGTCATTGAACAATTGGCGTCCCAAACCGATGTCCCGATCTCCATCGACACGATGAAATCCGAAGTTGCCCAAGCTGCATTGCAAGCGGGCGCCAGCATCATCAATGACGTCTCTGCGTTCGAACATGATCCACAAATGACTGAGGTCGCTGCCGGAAGTGCCTGCGGAATCATCTTGATGCATCGTCAGGGGACGCCGCAGACGATGCAAAACAATCCGCATTACGACGATGTCGTTGCGGAAGTTTCCGAGTATCTTTTTCAACGTACGCAAACTCTTTCCCAGCTGGGAATCGCAGCAGAAAGAATCGTCATCGATCCCGGGATTGGATTTGGAAAGACTGCAGAGCATAATCTGTCGTTGCTGACTCATATTGCCGAACTTCGTGCGAATGGGCATTCGGTCTTGATTGGCCATTCCCGCAAGAGGTTTCTATCCAAGATCATCGGCAGGCCCATCGAAGAACGGCTCGCTGGGACGCTAGGAGTCGCGATCGCTCTCGCGCAACAGAACACCGACCTCATCCGGGTCCACGACATCGCAGCTGTGAAAGATGCTCTCCTCGCCTGGAAACGCTTAGCCCAGCCTTGA